AATTAATTGTTGCAAACTTTCTGATATCTTCAAAGATAATATTCTCTTTGTTAGTTGAAAATTTAAGCATGGAGTGTTTTTCTTTGTTTGGGTTTTTTCCTTGAATAATAAATTTGCCAGTCATTCTTAGATGGAAGAGTAAGGAGTTTTCATTGGATAAGTTCCAAACGCAGACTTTTCCTAGTCTGTAGACATTGAGTATGCTTGAGCTTTCTGTCCCTTTTTTGAATTCAGTTTCGTTAATATTTCTAAGATTTCTTCCGTCATAAATTGTAACATTTGCGATTGTTGAGCCAGTAATGTGCTGATTCAGGTCTCTGCTGATTGTTTCTACTTCTGGTAGTTCGGGCATTTCCTTATCCTTCCTTCTTGCCTTTTGTTGTTGTCTAATTTATAATCATTCTAACTTTAGAATAATTATAAAGAAAAACACATATGGAAGCAACTGAAATATTAAAGAAGAAGGCAATAAAGGTCACCTCTCAGAGGGTGAAAATCTTGGATTATCTTTTGGAATTTAAGGTGCATCCTACTGCTGAACAAATATATGGAGAGCTTTCTAATAGTAAAGAAATCTTATCTTTAGCAACAGTGTATAACGCACTTACGCTATTTGTTGAGCTGGGGATAGTAAAAAAAATAAGTGGCCCAAACGAGACAGCTGTTTTTGATATTGTCACAGAAGATCATTACCATTTTTTTTGTTCTGAATGTGATAAAATTTTTGATATTCCTTCAGAAATGAAAGAACTTTCATCTCTAGATTTAAAGGGGCACAAGGCGGTATCTTTTCAGGGATGGTTTAAGGGTATTTGTAATAACTGTAATAAGGGGGTGAAAAAAAAGAATTTATTGAATTTATTAAAGCAGAAGGTTAGAATTTTTACTAGGAGGTAGATAAAATGAGTATAAAGGGAACGGAAACAGAAAAAAATTTGTTAAAATCATTTGCTGGTGAGTCACAAGCAAGAAATAGATATACCTATTTTGCGAGTGTTGCAAAAAATGAAGGCTATGAACAGATAGCAGCATTATTTTTGGAAACAGCAGATAATGAAAAAGAGCATGCGAAAAGATTTTTTAAGTTTTTAGAAGGTGGAATGTTAGAAA
Above is a genomic segment from Candidatus Margulisiibacteriota bacterium containing:
- a CDS encoding Fur family transcriptional regulator, whose protein sequence is MEATEILKKKAIKVTSQRVKILDYLLEFKVHPTAEQIYGELSNSKEILSLATVYNALTLFVELGIVKKISGPNETAVFDIVTEDHYHFFCSECDKIFDIPSEMKELSSLDLKGHKAVSFQGWFKGICNNCNKGVKKKNLLNLLKQKVRIFTRR